agcttgtgtttgtagaaaaaaaggaacgtcaaaagaatcctcgatagtcattattaagctaatgaagctaatgatgatgaaattatttagctcttaccccaacaaaacgctcattaggaaacaaaggaaactgtatttattcatcattcatgataatattgtcgaaaactcacgccttcgcatttaatcagtataatagttgagtcagataaaagccttgaaaagctattgtgtccgttttatccttacaaacaaatatttgccataaaaattaccgtagccgtttaacgagagacatttattgtactcatgcgaacttgtacttttatacaaatatcaaggttcaaattgtgcattaaatttaagctgtggctatcttttaaaatttgaactacgattccagtaattaactgcaagaatcttgaaatattagttttcagcaaactcgggcggtgcagggactacagggttaaagacggtggacactattggtaattgtcaaagactagccttcacagttggtgtatctcaacatatgcatgaaataacaaacctgtgaaaatttgagctcaatcggtcatcgaagttgcgagataataatgaaagaaaaaacaccattgtcacacgacgttgtgtgcgtttagatggttgatttcgagacctcaagttctaaatctgaggtctcgaaatcgaattcgtggaaagttacttctttctcgaaaactttgtaacttcagagggagctgtttctctcaatgttttataccatcaacctctccccattactcgtcaccaagaaaggttttctgttaataattattttgagtaattaccaatagtgtccactgcctttaacagcatTCGCAAAATCCTCAACGAAAAGTCTGCTTCTATCCTTGTTATTATACATGCTTTCATCACATCCAGGCTTGATAATGGAAACTCCTTGCTTTATAGTATAAACAAGAAACTAATTAtcacaaaactttaaaatgtcaAGAACGCTGCTGCTCGCGTATTATCTaaaactagttttttttttgtttttttttgctttttttccaCGGAGGAATTTTTTATTCACACTTAAGACCACTCCTCATATTACAGATACGCTGAAAATACGTAATATTGACagcaaagaaataaacaaattacaaagttaACCTTGAACCAATAGTTTGAAAGAGTcccattttttttgaaaattaacagTGGAATCGTTGGTGATGGAGATGTATTTATCCAAAGTATAATAAAGCTTTAAATCCAGTTTTAATAGTGCAAGGGAGGGTCTGTTCTCACTCGGTTTCATTTTATAGATATGGAAACGACACAAAAGAAGGATCAGATTAAGAGCACTCCAAGATTTTTTTGTAATACCAAAAAGGATAGCCTCATTGTCCAAGCGAATGTTAATATTAAGAGTACTCCTTATCCAATCCCCAAATTGGGTCCAAAACATAGTTGAATACTTGCatctacaaaataaatgaaccaGCGTCTCACTCTCTACTTGGCAGAATGTACAAAGACCGTTAACCCTTTTACCGATTTTGGCTAAGAATGAGTTGACTCCAAGTATTCTGTGGACTAATCTGTATTGAAACCACCGTAGTCTGGTGTCGTTGGTAGCACAAAATGGAATGTTACAAAGGACCATCCACTTAGGTTTGGTAAGCTGAATACTCAATTTTGTTTCCCACTTAGCGATGAATTTATAGGCTACCTTTTTAGCAGATGTGAGAcagttataaatacggttagaGCCTTTTTGATCTTGCAGGAGAAGCCTAAAGTTGAATGGAATGAAAGGGAAGCAAATACTTGCTCCATCCTTGCCCGTCATCGCTGTACCAAAGGATTGTTTTATGGCCTTAATTATTCCACCGTATTCAAGGAAATTTGTCTTAACACCAAACTTAGCCATAAAGTCAACCATAGTAAGAAAAGAACCCCTTTCATCTAGAAGATCACATACATAAGAGACCCCCTTATTTATCCAATGTTTATAATGAACACAGTTGTAATTAACTCTAATCCTATGGTTGTACCATAAAACGCTGGTTAAGGAGTCAATCTGATTAATCGGCTGGTGGCATTGTACGTAAGATCCCCAGGCAGTAAGAACATCTAACCAAAAACGGTTGGGGTGAACAGCCCTCTGTAAAATTTGAGCAATACTCGGGTGGCCGCCTTCTAGGAAAAGTATATTCTGGAAATTAAATAATGTATAGAACAGGGAAGTCCAACCATCGGCCTCTGCTTTATAGCAACCTGCGAATCCACGTACACTTGAGGGCACTAAAATATGAACGGGTGTCCACCATTTTAACCCCACCTTGGCTGTAATCTTGAATCATTTGATTCCTAGTAACTCTGTCAACCCCTTTCCAAATAAACTTATACAACATAGAATCAAGGTTCTTAATAAATAACTTAGAGGGATCAGGGAGAGTAAGGATTAAAAATGTGAGCTTAGACAAAATGAGAGATTTCACAACAGTAACTCTACCCAACACTGTAAGGTTGCGCTTAGACCATTGCCTAATTAAGTTGCTGATGGAATTTAAAACCCTGTTATAGTTGTTATCAATCATATTGGCCAAGTTGGTGGAAAAATCAATACCTAGAGCTCTAAAACTTTTTTGGGGACGGACCCAGTGGACATCAGTATCAGGACAAACACCTTTTTGACGGCCCTTATTACCACCAATCCAAACTGCATTGGTTTTACTAATGTTAACCTTAAGACCCGACATACAAGCAAAATTGTCTAGAAGCTTAAAGGCTCTGCTAAGCGAGTTTTCAGATCCGTCTAGAATAAACACGGTGTCGTCTGCATATTGAGAAAGCCTGTATTCGGAGCCATCAACTGTAATACCTTTCAAAGTGTTGTCCCTGCGAACCATTTTGCCCAGAATTTCGGCACACAAAAGGAACAAATAAGGGCTTAAGCCGTCACCTTGCCGGCAACCCCGGTCAGTTTGAAAAGATTCTGACAAGAAACCATTTATCAATACAGAGGCTTTTGCACCATTGTATACAGCACTTGGAACCACTTTTGTATTGAAGGGCCAAAATTAAACAGCTCAAGAATCTGGAGAATAAAGTCATGGGAGACCGAATCAAAggctttctcaaaatcaactaaaagAAACATACCAGgaatgttgttgttgtctgtGTAGTTAAGCAAATCATACATTAAACGAATGTTTTCCCCTATATAGCGACCTtgcaaaaaaactttttgttgtTCATGTATAATAGAAGGAAGGCATGTTTTAATTCTCTCTGCTATACAAGAAGAGGCCAGTTTGTACGTAATATTTAATAGGGAAATGGGTCTCCCTTTATCCCCTTTTGGTAACAGGGTGATAATCCCATATTGCTGGGTGACTGAAAAACTTCCTGTTTCGTAGCCAAAATTCAGAGACCGCAATAGAAACCATGCCAAATCTGAgaaaaagaatttaaaaaattcaAAGCTAAAACCATCTGACCCCGGAGACTTTCCGTTTTTACTCCTTTTCAGGGCGTTCAAAACTTCTTGGTATGACAACGGACCCTCCAAACGATCCCGAGTCAAATTAGAAAGAACTGGAGAATCATAATTACTAAACAAATGTTTCAAACTAGCCCTTTCGTGTGTATCAGAGGAAGAGTAcagtttcaaaattattttgcttgCCTGGAAAGCTATGAATGGAAGGGCTCCTCCATATCTCAAAGAAATTCTCTCACCATATACACCATACTCGCAATCTTCGCTCTACAAACCAACTTTATTTAACTGTCCCTAAAACAAACACTTCCAACGGCGTTCGTGCTTTTTCTGTATCCACACCAacactctggaactctcttcctttaCATATCCGAGCTACAACGTCTCTGGAAAATTTTAAAACTCTGCTAGAAACCCACCTATTCAACATTTCTTATTTTTGACTTTCTGtctgtttttaacaatttatttttgccaacacgtttatgtaattcaacatttttattcaaCGTACCCCTATTTCTTTCCAAGCTTcgtaatttgtgtttttgttttgttactctctttgtttgttttatgcgcctcggaataagtttagtcttagatagatggtgctttataagttttaattattattatcttgtggAATCTATTTTTTTCTAATTACTCTTCACAAAAACTTCTGAAactgaaaaattattttaattaaatgtttttcaCATGACTTTTGTAAAATGACTTTTTGTAGGCGTGCCAGTGTGAGAAGGATTAaaagttttaacttttaaaggaaaacgttgccttggatcggtcgagttggtctttgaaaagcgtcctgtaaccgtttgttataaaatcgatatggttagaaagatgttgtaaaagtagaatacaatgatctacacaaatatgcctcaaaattgcggggttttcgttttacctcgtcgacaaacacggtcggccatttatggtcaaaactttgactcccataaatggccgaccgtgttagttcgcgacgtaaaatgaaaaccgtgcaattttgagtgatacttgtgtggatcattatattctacttttaaaacatctttctaaccatatgcatttcataacaaacggtttcaaacgcttttcatagaccaactcgtccgatccaaggcaacgtgttcctttaaaaccattgatctccattatactgactggataggacatcgcgtctaaacgcaggccgcgcgcgtattttttaaaacgggtgaagaccgttcgtcacacgaaatgcgctgtacacttttaaacggagttgctgcaagcagagagaagttttcgtccttttaattgtcatttggggATAAATACAACTGGAgtcggatcaaacaaactaaaaatgctgatggtgaagtcgtgcgcggctgtcaatcactggaggagggtaaactgagtcggcaaagggattgtctttccataagtaggtaggcctttgcatttttttagcgattcatattattattattatgtctaacgttacaaatataagccggaaatttaaactatctttcataaaataattattataggccaagtatttgttatttttaccgagcaatactatttttgttttcgctccgttacagatggttgtctggaatcgacgaggacgggaagcccggatttcaacagatgtttgtcatagcatcaataattaaaaggttcgggaaagcgacaagtatatgcgaattatgtacagacgatacaagttcgttgagaggatcagtcatctcggaaatagccgacttcgttatttgtgaccaaaataaaaatatttatttctggcggaacagtaaaacggttatggaagttttgctgttgggattgtttttcaattaacatgatgaatagaagcttcacaataaaaagtttaaatttgttaatggagtcaactctcacttatcacattgtattttgttttcatctttcttgttcttttccctcgattttagcgagtatgtagttctcactctagtgcctactcgaattgtttattgtaggagcgtctcttgttttgtctttatatggtttattgccattttctcaatgaactgaaagaataaaaaaaaacatgtacctgaatcccaatacagtttctcggccgagtgtttgtttagaaatttaaatatcattatcataatactaatagggcatttgatagaaacaaatgtaaagttagtttgctttattgcatttcactcagaaactttttcatactttaaactatcgatcgtcatgttttccccacatttctattctcaatttacaacttcaactgacagactcaaacccgaccaagtgcacattaaaatacccgtttgaaggaattgcgccgccattgttgggccgcgtgtttatgcatgcagcatagcgcaatgtcctatccagtcagtataatggagatcaatgtttAAAACTATTTATGGGAAatcccgccctctgttgtcagGGAACCGGGAACCATAAGTTTGTGCGCGGCGCGGGTGGTGcagtagtcttggttcaagactctcctggatttgtaaCAAGAGagcgcgctatcacccccaacgcgctatcaaccacgaaccgctatcacaggagagagtcttggcacattcgttaaatctccccccaaaATCGGGGGGAAACATAATGCGCGTGCGTAGGTTTCCCGCAGAGCCCGccccttttttggggggagatttaacgaatgtgccaagactctcctgtgatagcggttctcgggtgatagcggttcgtggttgatagcgcgttgggggggtgatagcgcgccctgttgtgacaaatccaggagagtcttgaaccaagactagtggTGCAgtggtagttgcgataacgacGGCCGCCAGAATCCACAAGTTAGCAAAATCCACAAGTAAAGTTTGGACACGAAACAAGATGGACGGACAAATCGAGAAGTTCCACCCAACTCTTCCGCTGGACTCTGCCTACTACTCGAAATGTTATCAAACTTTGTTCAAAAACTTGGAGTTAAAAGAACCATTCGAACCATGGTTCAGCGAGGTTCTTGGAGTGGCCATACGGGACAAACTGCTCGGAAGTCCGGTCGTCATGGCTGATTTAGCAAAGGACAGGAAACTCAGGCATCTCGGTGTTGGCAGTGGGTCAGGTAAACATGGTAAACTAAAACCTTCGGGGATAACTTTCACTCATGATGaatatttatgcaaattacTATTGTCTTTATATTTCAtgtcgaatgaaaaagtggcggCACAATTCTAAGAAGTCCTGTTCTAttacccccattctgaaacaactatcGGGCTCCCTTTATAGTACCAGTCTTAGctccacttgtgtggccaaggaaggatagctgaatccttattaaggattcagctatccttggacacacaagtggggctacctATCTcccaacgaatcatcttcaagctgaatgctcattgtccacaaagcacaTAATGGCATATGGCTCCCCACAATATTTCTGAACTTTTTCAAGTTTatactccatcaaggaatctttgatCAAGTTCAATGCGTCTCCTCATTGAAcacaagtctcgacactcatggggagacaggtctttttcttcagctgcaccacgcatggaactctctaccacttaatcttagatcttctCTTTTGTACCAAACCATTCAAATcccttctcaaaacttatcttatgtcacaggttttcaaggactaattttgttgtgtctgtttttctttgttttgttttgttttgtttgttgttggtttttactgcgccttgatacgtgcgcattacaagtcttattgttattgttgttattaatttgGGCCAATGTGAGAAAGTATGAAGCACACGAAACCAGCCTCAACTGCAACAAAGGAAGTTCAGGAAGGCCAAGGACAACGAGATCTCAGGAAAACATCGCTGCCGTACGAGAGCAACTGATTGGCCACCCACGGGAGAGAGGTGCAAGAcagaatggtgttggactgagccaTGCCCCTTTGAATCGGATTACTTGTCTGGACCTTCATTTCCATCCGTTCAACATCCACATCCGTCATGAACTTCTGCCTGCAGATCTTGCAAGAAGACGGACTTTTTGTAAGTGGCTTCTTGAGCGGGCGGAGAGAGATCCAAGATTTTTTCACAATGTCTTGATCGGGGATGAGGCTGCATTTGCAATGAATGGTGAGGTCAACACCCGCAGTGTTGTTCACTACGCCCCAGCTGGGCAACCACCAGTCTTCAACTTCGAGACAAGGATGAGCAGAGAGAAAGTGAATGTCTGGGTCGGACTGTTTGGCAATGGCGTGATCATCGGTCCATTTTTCTTTGAAGGAAATGTCAATGGTGCGGCCTATCTTCAAGTGATCAACGAAGAGGTTGTGCCACAGATGGAGATCCACTAACAGCGACAGCAACATGTAACGTTCCGTTATGTGTGGTGGGCTCAAGATGGTGCACCAGTCCATCGTCTCATCGCTGTTCAAAATCACCTCCACGAAACGCTTTCACGAACATGTGATTGCTTTGAACCACCCTGCTGAGTTGCCCCAAGGTCACCAGACCTCACCCCCTGCGACTTCTTTTTCAGGGGTCATTTGAAGAACAAAGTTTTCAGCACCCACCTCCACACAACTTGCAAGATTTGCATGACAGAATTCATTGTGAGTTGGACAGTTCGCGACATGACCAACATACCGTGAGAACCAAAATACTGCATTTTTCCACCACAACTTCAAGACAGTGGTGCTCCATGATTTATGACCTTTCTAAGCCCTTTCTTTGACTTGAAGTTCATTAAAACAACGTTCTGTTGCCCCACACAGTTCGGCCGCTATGTGAGCCCATGCATATTTGAGTAGAGTGGTAGGTTTGGATCATTAGGCCATGCATTTTTCCTCTAGTCCTTCAAGGGTGGCAAATATTGGTTATGGCATAGAGAGACCTCAGAGTTATTATTTAGAAACCACCATCATGTACACCCACCAACACTCAGTCTCGGAAGTATGTATTGCTAGCCTCAACATCTGACATCATTTTCTGCTgataaggacaggggaccagtctagttcACCTCATTGCTAACTTTCGCCAATGTTGGCGGCCCACAGCTTGTTCCACTTGAAATCGGTAGCAAGCATGCACAAACTTGGCAAATCTACATCAACAAGCATAATGGTTGGAATGAGCAAAACTGTAACGTAAGTGAAATGGTTAGGTTAGGAATCAGCAAAAGTATTCAgattggctctgcttaccataaggaAAGAATCGGCCCTTATGGAAGCAGGTAattctgttgggtgaagacacacAAAAGACGTTAGTATcagtcttcggcccaaaacagaatgatcTTATCTGGGAAGCAGCCtgcagagggcgctagccatgcaaataaaagcaaatgattacgtaacataaaaataaacatggGGAGTTCGCATCGCACCCATGACATATTGATGAATGACTGCATTATCACTACTAATTCCACCGTTTTGTCCGGTTTACTTTTTGTCCTTTTTAAATAGGTGAACTTGAAATGCAAATATTTGTTCCTCTTTTGGACAAATTTAAGCACATCCACAACCACGTGATTGAACCAAGTGAAAAGCTCATAAGCATCTACCGTAATTCACTTCAAACTGATCAGGCAACAGCCGTAGGTGTTGAGTTTGACTGGCATCAGGAGTCATTGGAAGAGCACCAAGCCCGATACAGCAATCAAACTCTTGAGCCGTTTCATGTCATCACTGCAGTACATTCCATTTATTATGGTGGCTGTATGGAGGACAAATTACCATTCCTGTATAACAGTTTGATGAATGGTGGAGTCATGGCTTTTGTAGTCAAATCAGGTATCAAACATCTATATTACAGAAGCGTATTGCCAccacatgaataaaaacaaccTATGTTTAATCGTCCATACACTAACTTATACTTAttgtgtacacacacacacaagaacTATTAGGATTTATCATTTACGTACAAGATATGTTACCATGGACGTACACACTTATTGTGTACATACATGATAATAAAGATAATGTCTTTTATTCATGTGGTAGCAAGTACCTTGCCATATATTTACACGCTATTATAGTGGCATTTATAATTGGGAAAATATGGAAGCATtcatctacatgtaggtcagcaaATGGAAAGTGGTTAgagaattttttaaaaatttttttatactttatttctttttacaattttgtgcGATTGAAGCAGATACAGCA
Above is a genomic segment from Asterias amurensis chromosome 6, ASM3211899v1 containing:
- the LOC139938113 gene encoding histamine N-methyltransferase-like, with amino-acid sequence MDGQIEKFHPTLPLDSAYYSKCYQTLFKNLELKEPFEPWFSEVLGVAIRDKLLGSPVVMADLAKDRKLRHLGVGSGSGELEMQIFVPLLDKFKHIHNHVIEPSEKLISIYRNSLQTDQATAVGVEFDWHQESLEEHQARYSNQTLEPFHVITAVHSIYYGGCMEDKLPFLYNSLMNGGVMAFVVKSETDGLSKVQRQFLSPNIPGYRYYTKQWIQAFLESNNIPYETIDIARCFIDVTTCFDEHSTEGAELLDFMSHMRDFRKDGVKREQREEFMKLLRQNAHMVGEKLIVTHDTSAVIVQRGSQEFSSAVMSQA